In a single window of the Bradyrhizobium erythrophlei genome:
- a CDS encoding DUF4376 domain-containing protein: protein MLIAKETTPGTFEEILFGSSFTGPDGVLHGWQCIELWSDSDLNAIGVYRVQPVTPPTDPEVTISGYHFERVNGIVTQILDLVQPPPPTKQDLLDYAAAKRFDLEVGGIVSATYGPLPTDRDTRAIVGQTIQSIDLGIVTAPVNFKTPQGFVPLDRAAFVAIATEMAAHVQSTFDKEGQVDAQIQAGTITTKAAVDAALTS from the coding sequence ATGCTGATCGCCAAAGAGACGACGCCTGGAACATTTGAAGAGATCTTATTTGGGTCTTCCTTCACTGGCCCAGATGGAGTGCTCCATGGATGGCAGTGCATCGAATTGTGGTCCGATTCTGATCTGAATGCGATCGGCGTGTATCGCGTTCAGCCAGTCACGCCGCCCACCGACCCTGAAGTGACGATCTCCGGATACCACTTCGAGCGTGTCAACGGAATTGTCACCCAGATCCTTGATCTGGTTCAGCCTCCACCGCCGACCAAGCAGGATCTTCTGGACTATGCAGCCGCCAAGCGATTCGACCTCGAAGTCGGAGGCATCGTCTCGGCAACATATGGTCCGCTTCCGACTGACCGAGACACCCGAGCCATCGTTGGCCAGACAATTCAGTCTATCGACCTTGGCATCGTCACAGCTCCAGTCAACTTCAAGACGCCGCAGGGATTTGTCCCGCTCGATCGTGCGGCATTCGTAGCAATCGCCACGGAAATGGCCGCCCACGTCCAGTCTACCTTCGACAAAGAAGGTCAGGTTGACGCTCAGATCCAGGCGGGGACGATCACCACGAAAGCGGCGGTTGACGCCGCGCTCACCTCATAA
- a CDS encoding phage tail protein — MASVLLGLGSLDPSATDNVILFYAPLPGNDTPGFETFARDSQYTWVSNDRLSRDPAMQFTGPGEENIVIDGRMYPYHFGGLSTLKLLRDAGRSGKPYILARFYPLSGPGGYGSENLGNFVIMRVRSAESKIGAVGIAHKIDFTLELKRYGDDLESTAPDNFVVT, encoded by the coding sequence ATGGCATCGGTGCTACTGGGGTTGGGTTCGCTTGACCCTTCCGCAACTGACAACGTGATCCTTTTCTACGCGCCGCTGCCCGGGAACGACACTCCGGGCTTCGAAACTTTTGCGCGAGACTCCCAATACACTTGGGTCTCGAACGATCGCCTGTCACGTGACCCGGCGATGCAGTTCACTGGACCCGGAGAGGAGAACATCGTAATCGACGGGCGGATGTACCCCTACCATTTCGGTGGCCTCTCAACCCTCAAGCTGCTGCGCGATGCTGGTCGCAGCGGCAAACCTTACATCCTGGCACGGTTCTATCCGCTCTCCGGTCCTGGCGGATACGGGAGCGAGAACCTCGGCAACTTCGTCATCATGCGGGTCCGCTCGGCGGAATCGAAGATCGGTGCTGTCGGCATCGCTCACAAGATCGATTTCACGCTGGAGCTGAAGCGCTATGGTGACGACCTGGAGTCGACCGCGCCCGACAATTTCGTGGTGACCTAA
- a CDS encoding DUF7220 family protein — protein MNLQSFAITLIFTIISVVRSYLVRRFCETYVRHAWCQEVYDCFFSTWGLT, from the coding sequence ATCAATCTGCAGAGCTTCGCCATCACCCTGATCTTCACTATCATTTCGGTCGTCCGCAGCTACCTCGTGCGCCGGTTCTGCGAGACATACGTTCGTCATGCGTGGTGCCAGGAGGTCTATGACTGCTTTTTCAGCACGTGGGGGTTGACGTGA
- a CDS encoding phage major tail tube protein, whose translation MNNLRDSNIFQDFTVWIQDIGKIGEAPEFQPPEIQIETEDFRGGGMDGTIEMPMGIQKIEFDFMLHTWDAQIWQNLGYGPGSLDVPITFRGYLLSANGAEKSVLIETHSLIKAIKPGKVQAGKKVDQTISLCANYFRHNIDGTDVTEIDVFNKITIIGGTDKSANARQILGFTY comes from the coding sequence ATGAATAACCTTCGCGACTCCAACATTTTCCAGGACTTCACGGTCTGGATCCAGGACATCGGCAAGATCGGAGAGGCGCCCGAGTTTCAGCCCCCGGAAATCCAGATCGAGACCGAGGACTTCCGCGGCGGCGGTATGGACGGCACCATCGAAATGCCGATGGGTATCCAGAAGATCGAGTTCGACTTCATGCTCCATACCTGGGACGCGCAGATCTGGCAGAACCTCGGCTACGGCCCTGGATCGCTGGACGTGCCGATCACCTTCCGCGGCTACCTGCTGTCGGCAAACGGCGCCGAGAAGAGCGTCCTGATCGAGACTCACAGCCTGATCAAGGCGATCAAGCCCGGCAAGGTGCAGGCCGGCAAGAAGGTCGACCAGACCATCAGCCTCTGCGCCAACTACTTCCGTCACAACATCGACGGGACCGATGTCACCGAGATCGACGTGTTCAACAAGATCACGATCATCGGTGGTACCGACAAGAGCGCCAACGCTCGACAGATCCTGGGCTTCACCTACTAA
- a CDS encoding phage late control D family protein — MRNGIDITGRFNDRTTQIKVDLTAGGGEGDICTIMLDDRDWRIVRPYPGENISLWLGYQEVGLAYMGSFEIDDVTFLGKPRSIQLTGLSTGLRDIQKSPQIANFDNKTVGDILGQMAGQTGISTAISGGLASQKIPFKNQVVSNLHMIHELERIYGAVAKIADGKLVFAPRDSTESVSGIALPTLVLLPEHFGDWSVRYSSKSEFAGVKAAYWDKDQHIRQWVNSAIPGADNGAEHFTIGNVFNSVEEATAAAASKGEALKRSEVYAVFDLAKGDPWVRDQQTLLVSGMRDGINGSYVVDKATHTYVRSTGIRTNLECRAPGDGADYSDRAEEWFLKPLPGEPMGSVIPDGTFNGPF, encoded by the coding sequence ATGCGGAACGGCATCGACATCACTGGTCGCTTCAACGATAGGACCACGCAGATCAAGGTCGATCTTACCGCGGGAGGCGGTGAGGGCGACATCTGCACTATCATGCTCGATGACCGAGACTGGAGAATCGTTCGGCCGTACCCCGGCGAGAACATCTCATTGTGGCTTGGATATCAGGAAGTAGGCCTAGCCTACATGGGGTCGTTCGAAATCGACGACGTCACCTTCCTCGGCAAGCCTCGCAGCATACAACTTACAGGACTCTCCACGGGACTTCGTGACATTCAGAAGTCACCGCAGATCGCAAATTTCGACAACAAGACGGTCGGAGACATCCTCGGGCAAATGGCCGGACAAACCGGCATCAGTACCGCCATCTCGGGCGGACTTGCCTCACAAAAAATCCCCTTCAAAAATCAGGTCGTCAGCAACCTGCACATGATCCATGAGCTGGAGCGCATCTATGGCGCTGTGGCCAAGATCGCTGACGGCAAGCTGGTGTTCGCGCCACGTGACTCGACCGAGAGCGTGAGCGGCATCGCGCTTCCAACCCTCGTCCTGCTGCCGGAACATTTCGGCGATTGGTCAGTCCGGTACAGCTCCAAATCGGAGTTCGCCGGGGTAAAGGCCGCCTATTGGGACAAGGACCAGCACATCCGACAGTGGGTCAATTCCGCGATCCCTGGTGCGGACAACGGCGCTGAACATTTCACCATCGGCAACGTCTTCAACTCCGTTGAGGAGGCCACGGCGGCTGCAGCTTCGAAGGGCGAAGCGCTGAAGCGATCAGAGGTCTACGCGGTCTTCGATCTCGCCAAGGGTGATCCCTGGGTCCGAGATCAGCAGACGCTGTTGGTCAGCGGCATGCGCGACGGCATCAACGGATCCTACGTCGTCGACAAGGCGACCCACACGTACGTCAGGAGCACGGGCATTCGGACGAACCTCGAATGCAGAGCACCTGGTGATGGCGCTGATTACAGCGACCGCGCCGAGGAGTGGTTCCTGAAGCCGCTTCCTGGTGAGCCGATGGGCTCTGTCATCCCAGACGGGACCTTCAACGGTCCGTTCTAA
- a CDS encoding phage tail assembly protein: MAEQVFPLNHPFEYRGASYIEFKARRPKVRDLRNFIKNVDKDGVAAMEKVLADLCEVDEKIIAEVDIEDFTPMKAWFEGFLKPMLGE; encoded by the coding sequence ATGGCCGAACAAGTTTTCCCTCTCAACCATCCCTTCGAGTACCGCGGCGCGAGCTACATCGAGTTCAAGGCCCGCCGGCCGAAGGTCCGTGACCTCCGCAACTTCATCAAGAACGTCGACAAGGACGGTGTCGCTGCGATGGAAAAGGTCCTCGCTGACCTGTGCGAAGTCGACGAGAAGATCATCGCCGAAGTCGATATCGAGGACTTCACCCCGATGAAGGCGTGGTTCGAAGGTTTTTTGAAGCCAATGCTGGGCGAATAG
- a CDS encoding N-acetylmuramidase domain-containing protein codes for MFSQEIIDAIMAAAKAQGWPESSLLAVVECETSGQPFEVDGHTPTLLFERHKFYSEMQKHQPSKLSKAIAAGLAIKTWSPKTQYKDEGTSANRVKLIAKAREIDEEVANRAASWGLGQTMGFNAEELKYASATAMVAELSKGIAEQIEALVREIKANHLDGYLKEKNFAAFAKGYNGAGYKQNNYDVKMRNADAAWEKRIANGDMQAKPAKSVTLVYQAKLKALNYQVGTVDGDWGDLTTGACSAFQRKQGLKITGHPDDETTAALDKATPDQARQVSQERANATAEDLKAKGSKTIAAAQKGSGVTKVLIATGAIGGAAQTGALHKAKVAVGNATGAHSFLDSVRDVAVHAAHYWWVGLIVAGVVILGCYGKVIEARLLDHQTGNNIGK; via the coding sequence ATGTTCAGTCAAGAAATCATCGACGCCATCATGGCGGCGGCGAAGGCCCAGGGCTGGCCCGAGTCGTCCCTGTTGGCTGTAGTCGAGTGTGAAACCTCTGGTCAGCCGTTCGAGGTTGACGGACATACCCCGACCCTCCTGTTCGAGCGGCATAAGTTCTATTCGGAGATGCAGAAGCATCAGCCGAGCAAGCTGAGCAAGGCCATCGCGGCCGGCCTCGCCATCAAGACCTGGAGCCCGAAGACCCAATACAAGGACGAGGGCACTTCCGCCAACCGCGTGAAGCTGATCGCAAAGGCCCGCGAGATCGACGAGGAAGTCGCCAACCGTGCGGCGTCCTGGGGTCTCGGCCAGACCATGGGCTTCAATGCCGAGGAGCTTAAATACGCCAGCGCCACGGCGATGGTGGCCGAGCTGTCCAAGGGCATCGCCGAGCAGATCGAGGCTCTGGTCCGCGAGATCAAGGCCAACCATCTGGACGGCTATCTCAAGGAGAAGAACTTCGCCGCCTTCGCGAAGGGCTACAACGGCGCCGGCTACAAGCAGAACAACTACGACGTCAAGATGCGCAACGCCGATGCGGCGTGGGAGAAGCGTATCGCCAACGGCGACATGCAGGCCAAGCCGGCCAAGTCCGTCACGCTGGTCTATCAGGCCAAGCTGAAGGCGCTGAACTATCAGGTCGGCACGGTCGATGGTGACTGGGGCGATCTGACCACGGGCGCGTGCTCCGCGTTCCAGCGCAAGCAGGGCCTCAAGATCACCGGCCACCCGGATGACGAGACCACTGCGGCGCTCGACAAGGCGACCCCTGATCAGGCCCGCCAGGTCAGCCAGGAGCGTGCCAACGCCACGGCAGAGGATCTGAAAGCCAAGGGCTCGAAGACGATCGCTGCGGCCCAGAAGGGATCCGGAGTGACCAAGGTGCTGATCGCGACCGGCGCGATCGGCGGCGCGGCCCAAACCGGCGCTCTCCACAAGGCCAAGGTTGCGGTCGGCAACGCCACCGGGGCGCACAGCTTCCTCGACTCCGTCCGAGATGTGGCTGTCCACGCCGCCCACTACTGGTGGGTTGGTCTCATCGTGGCCGGCGTCGTCATCCTCGGCTGCTACGGCAAGGTGATCGAGGCCCGCCTGCTGGATCACCAGACCGGCAACAACATCGGAAAGTAA
- a CDS encoding phage tail sheath subtilisin-like domain-containing protein, which yields MTVQYLHGIETIELDSPAGPVDTVKSNVIGLVGTAPDADPDIFPLNTPVAVFSDALKAGQLKSTGTLLDAVDAIYSQKSAVVVVVRVDDGLSMEETWSNAVGSPTGKTGIWSLLKSRPMLQVIPKLLIAPGLTSGRPTNGLMNLVIGDVGQNYVLATTTITIDAPPAGGRQATAVPQVVGGKLTGAIITDPGYGYDAIPNVTVSGAGTGATITATLGHVANPVGVAFASIVDRLRAVAFLDGPGTSYDDAVQYRQDYGSQRISIIDPGVLSWNTENSVYVQKPASAYAAGIQARIDEEKGFWYSFSNEVIQNIGGPSRPVDWMPNDRDSEANMLNSNQVTTIIHDAGYRFWGLRGTGTDPLWAQLSVRRTADMIYESLEQAERDRLDKPFSYQLLTGIQGDVNAYLRLLRSRGALIGGKCWIDQTLNTPATFASGELTVNFDLEPPACLEHLQFQAVRNPNYYTDFIETFARQVANG from the coding sequence GTGACTGTTCAATATCTCCACGGCATCGAGACGATCGAACTCGACAGCCCTGCTGGTCCGGTCGACACCGTCAAGTCGAACGTGATCGGCCTCGTCGGCACGGCGCCGGACGCTGACCCCGATATCTTCCCGCTCAACACGCCTGTGGCCGTCTTCTCTGACGCGCTGAAGGCGGGTCAGCTGAAGTCCACCGGCACCCTGCTCGACGCAGTCGACGCGATCTACAGCCAGAAGTCGGCCGTGGTCGTCGTGGTCCGCGTGGACGATGGCCTGAGCATGGAGGAGACCTGGTCCAACGCTGTCGGTTCGCCGACCGGCAAGACCGGCATCTGGTCGCTGCTCAAGTCGCGCCCGATGCTTCAGGTCATCCCGAAGCTGCTCATCGCGCCCGGCCTCACCAGCGGTCGCCCGACCAACGGTCTGATGAACCTGGTCATCGGCGACGTCGGCCAGAACTATGTCCTGGCGACGACCACGATCACGATCGATGCACCACCGGCTGGTGGCCGTCAGGCGACGGCTGTGCCTCAGGTTGTCGGCGGCAAGTTGACCGGTGCGATCATCACTGACCCTGGCTACGGCTACGACGCTATCCCGAACGTCACGGTGAGCGGCGCCGGCACGGGCGCAACCATCACGGCGACCCTCGGCCATGTGGCCAACCCGGTCGGCGTGGCGTTCGCCTCCATCGTCGATCGCCTCCGCGCGGTGGCCTTCCTCGACGGTCCCGGCACCAGCTACGACGACGCGGTCCAGTATCGCCAGGACTACGGCAGCCAGCGCATCTCGATCATCGATCCAGGCGTTCTCTCCTGGAACACCGAGAACTCGGTGTACGTGCAGAAGCCTGCTTCGGCCTACGCGGCCGGCATCCAGGCTCGCATCGACGAGGAGAAGGGCTTTTGGTACTCGTTCTCGAACGAGGTGATCCAGAACATCGGCGGTCCATCGCGTCCGGTCGATTGGATGCCCAACGATCGCGACAGCGAAGCGAACATGCTGAACTCCAACCAGGTCACCACCATCATCCACGATGCTGGCTACAGGTTCTGGGGTCTGCGTGGCACCGGCACCGACCCGCTCTGGGCTCAGCTGTCTGTGCGCCGCACCGCGGACATGATCTACGAGAGCCTCGAACAGGCCGAGCGCGATCGCCTCGACAAGCCGTTCAGCTACCAGCTGCTCACCGGCATCCAGGGCGACGTGAACGCTTACCTCCGACTGCTCCGCTCGCGCGGCGCGCTGATCGGCGGAAAGTGCTGGATCGACCAGACGCTCAACACCCCGGCGACATTCGCTTCGGGCGAGCTGACCGTGAACTTCGATCTCGAGCCCCCGGCGTGCTTGGAGCACCTGCAGTTCCAGGCGGTCCGTAACCCGAACTACTACACGGACTTCATCGAGACGTTCGCGCGGCAGGTCGCCAACGGCTAA
- a CDS encoding tail protein X — MSTYVTKTYDRLDRICYDRYGSTDNRIVEWVIDQDYGIELYGIVLPIGIVIDLPDAPQQMSGPKVLPQIFLWS, encoded by the coding sequence ATGTCAACCTACGTTACCAAGACGTACGATCGGCTCGATCGTATCTGCTACGACAGGTACGGATCGACCGACAACCGGATCGTCGAGTGGGTCATCGACCAGGACTACGGCATTGAGCTGTACGGCATCGTTCTGCCGATCGGGATCGTCATCGACCTCCCGGATGCGCCGCAGCAGATGTCGGGTCCGAAGGTTCTCCCGCAAATCTTCCTCTGGAGCTGA
- a CDS encoding nucleoside 2-deoxyribosyltransferase, with translation MLVYLAGPISGLNFEGATDWRQYAKAELAQFGIKALSPLREQEHLKTVGVFTDCAKETERLKSPMSMPRGLTVRDRWDARRCDVLLVNLLGATRVSIGTVLEIAWADAAGTPIVVAMEPDGSNPHEHAMINQLIGFRVPTLWDAIDVTRQLLAC, from the coding sequence ATGCTTGTCTATCTGGCCGGTCCGATCTCCGGTCTGAACTTCGAGGGCGCCACGGACTGGCGGCAGTACGCGAAGGCGGAGCTGGCGCAGTTCGGGATCAAGGCGCTCTCGCCTCTCCGAGAGCAGGAGCACCTGAAGACGGTAGGCGTCTTCACGGACTGCGCCAAGGAGACCGAGCGCCTGAAGAGTCCCATGTCGATGCCTCGCGGCCTGACCGTGCGGGACCGCTGGGACGCGCGGCGCTGCGACGTGCTGCTCGTGAACCTGTTGGGGGCAACCAGGGTCTCGATCGGCACCGTGCTGGAGATCGCCTGGGCTGATGCAGCCGGCACACCGATCGTCGTGGCGATGGAGCCGGACGGCTCTAACCCCCACGAGCACGCGATGATCAACCAGCTCATCGGATTCCGCGTCCCGACACTGTGGGACGCGATCGACGTCACGCGGCAGCTGCTTGCCTGCTGA
- a CDS encoding phage tail tape measure protein, whose protein sequence is MSDDLNLRARLTGEDSLSPLVQRIVSQFDRLEKKLKALGQNYRNPIAGLDDKYIKQLQKGGKEIDGLTEKYMRWARYQRDFGKMSSTQWTKMTNELQGYHDRFDKLNRKEMKAYAEKVKRAQAYSAVWNSQAKERVRIEDNMRDQINRIDVEHLRQEERRNRDHQNRMLSARRQFVQQVNKIYQGVRRLGYAELGAAAGVGAMGASSVRSAVDLDKAEFNARINMDQSQVNARQLRDMWALPRAVALGQNPARLMETAADAAKAGVPEKLAAGTAEMVTKLAKTMGIDAAQAMEGMGYAIAQEIGAGRMSDTDIKPIRRLANTSAYLANKTSARPDQMFSFLRTGMGSGAKLGLDQETTLAFGASAIQAGAQGQQASRFLGSFGADIYGLQMKARDIQRKGGNRSQEDKLFLSLPSKLGFGSYGNLIQGFRKDPNNAIFDLIKSFGKIKDNIQREQAMDALFGSGFGRFLANMVESPAMLDRTRALSREAMGQSEETDFISKSWQEFTNSLEYFVDKVKATWTVLKDELGDVLKPYIQQFSSWVEDWYTTVKTSGIKERFAGFLSGLTEGFLGHPGSFRDLLDKAFGKPGEKSGSSADDFMKLGKGFAEGIKSVAKAFVSISAYFGNNSADPEAIGRFAGKIVALVGALTLLSPLISVMGLVVSSLFMLGSALKFLSDLGVLKFLAKITGLKAGKDMALQFGAKAAGKVGLGALGGWMGMLLYGDGRPDNSPEDMKGLQDELRNYYEKNGKLKKKTSGEGFDPSMVHPAAYYTRSSVDDLSDQLKKFGGMVERASFITTTGGAIRGAGFVGGGGLSSSYGSSSGISLGGGSGSPMALIHSTPGARLPNFGVGSGGIIKRSNIPSFSGGGGSAGGLSKSAYERVFAGTPLAGMYDNVVAAAKANGVDPALLASVMAHETGKGSVLTGNNPGGIMDPATGMARKMQFGSLAQGIDRTAATVAKNYQRAGGSIDALGRIYAPVGAANDPRGLNGGWAAGVKGYLSQMSGSDQASGLGDPVKTAERFLNKNEWRDTKEIANFIKADPRGNVNAWCARFVNAALKENGVQGTGSAAAASFYKWGSAVEGAVKRNDIMVSPHHVGMATGKVDENGNIQMISGNHGDSVQYSWEPRGKYQLRRATPGLVSGVPDPKSVTRGVPSTPIPGAGASDIRRNPGNVAIHINGGSHDPEALATLVQRRIDEQMNWRIHDSESEYT, encoded by the coding sequence ATGTCCGACGATCTCAATCTCAGGGCCAGGCTGACGGGCGAAGACTCGCTCTCGCCGCTGGTCCAGCGCATCGTGTCCCAATTCGACCGCCTGGAAAAGAAGCTGAAGGCTCTTGGCCAGAACTACCGGAACCCCATCGCTGGGCTTGATGACAAGTACATCAAGCAGCTGCAGAAGGGCGGCAAGGAGATCGACGGCCTCACCGAGAAATACATGCGGTGGGCGCGCTACCAGCGCGACTTCGGCAAGATGTCGTCCACCCAGTGGACGAAGATGACCAATGAGCTGCAGGGCTATCACGACCGGTTCGACAAGCTCAACCGAAAGGAAATGAAGGCCTACGCCGAGAAGGTGAAGCGGGCACAGGCCTACAGCGCTGTCTGGAACTCCCAGGCGAAGGAGCGCGTCCGCATCGAAGACAACATGCGGGACCAGATCAACCGCATCGACGTTGAGCACCTGCGCCAGGAAGAGCGGCGCAACCGCGACCATCAGAACAGGATGCTGAGTGCGCGGCGCCAGTTCGTGCAGCAGGTCAACAAGATCTACCAGGGCGTACGCCGGCTTGGCTATGCCGAGCTTGGTGCGGCGGCTGGCGTCGGCGCAATGGGCGCCTCGTCCGTCCGGTCCGCAGTGGATCTGGACAAGGCGGAGTTCAACGCCCGCATCAATATGGACCAGAGCCAGGTCAACGCCCGGCAGCTGCGTGACATGTGGGCGCTCCCGCGTGCTGTGGCTCTCGGCCAGAACCCGGCAAGGCTGATGGAGACGGCGGCAGACGCCGCCAAGGCAGGCGTTCCTGAAAAGCTCGCCGCCGGCACCGCCGAGATGGTGACCAAGCTCGCCAAGACCATGGGCATCGACGCAGCCCAGGCCATGGAAGGAATGGGCTACGCCATCGCTCAGGAGATCGGCGCCGGCCGCATGTCCGACACGGACATCAAGCCGATCCGACGCCTGGCGAACACCTCGGCGTACCTCGCCAACAAGACCTCCGCGCGTCCGGACCAGATGTTCTCGTTCCTGCGAACGGGTATGGGTTCCGGTGCCAAGCTTGGTCTCGATCAGGAGACCACGCTCGCGTTCGGCGCTTCGGCAATTCAGGCCGGTGCGCAAGGCCAGCAGGCATCCCGATTCCTCGGTTCGTTCGGCGCTGACATCTACGGCCTTCAGATGAAGGCGCGGGACATCCAGCGCAAGGGCGGCAATCGCTCTCAAGAAGACAAGCTGTTCCTGAGCCTGCCCAGCAAGCTCGGCTTCGGCTCGTACGGAAACCTGATCCAAGGTTTCAGGAAGGATCCCAACAACGCCATCTTCGACCTGATCAAGTCGTTCGGCAAGATCAAGGACAACATCCAGCGCGAACAGGCGATGGATGCTCTGTTCGGCAGCGGCTTCGGTCGCTTCCTCGCGAACATGGTCGAGTCACCTGCGATGCTCGATCGCACCCGGGCCCTGTCCAGAGAGGCGATGGGTCAGTCGGAAGAGACCGACTTCATCAGCAAGTCGTGGCAGGAGTTCACGAACAGCCTGGAGTACTTCGTCGACAAGGTGAAGGCGACCTGGACCGTCCTCAAGGACGAGCTGGGCGACGTGCTCAAGCCGTACATCCAGCAGTTCAGCAGCTGGGTCGAAGACTGGTACACGACCGTCAAGACCAGCGGCATCAAGGAACGCTTCGCCGGATTCCTGAGCGGATTGACGGAAGGCTTCCTCGGCCACCCCGGCTCGTTCCGCGACCTGCTCGACAAGGCATTCGGTAAGCCTGGAGAGAAGAGCGGCTCGAGCGCCGATGACTTCATGAAGCTGGGCAAGGGATTTGCGGAGGGCATCAAGTCTGTCGCGAAGGCCTTCGTCAGCATCTCGGCGTATTTCGGCAACAACTCAGCTGACCCTGAGGCGATCGGCCGGTTCGCCGGCAAGATCGTAGCGCTCGTCGGCGCATTGACACTACTGAGTCCTCTCATCAGCGTCATGGGCCTCGTGGTTTCGAGCCTATTCATGTTGGGATCAGCGCTGAAATTCCTCAGTGACCTCGGCGTACTAAAGTTCCTCGCCAAGATCACAGGCCTCAAAGCCGGTAAGGACATGGCCTTGCAGTTCGGCGCGAAGGCTGCCGGCAAGGTTGGACTTGGCGCGCTCGGTGGCTGGATGGGCATGTTGCTATATGGCGACGGCCGGCCGGACAATAGCCCTGAAGACATGAAGGGCCTCCAGGATGAGCTGAGGAATTACTACGAGAAGAACGGCAAGCTGAAGAAGAAGACCTCCGGTGAAGGCTTCGATCCTTCGATGGTCCACCCTGCGGCCTACTACACCCGCAGCTCTGTCGACGATCTGAGCGACCAGCTGAAGAAGTTCGGCGGTATGGTTGAGCGCGCTTCGTTCATCACCACGACCGGCGGCGCAATCCGCGGCGCTGGCTTCGTTGGTGGTGGCGGACTCAGCTCAAGCTACGGATCGTCTTCGGGCATCAGCCTGGGCGGCGGTAGCGGCAGCCCGATGGCTCTGATCCACAGCACTCCGGGCGCACGGCTGCCGAACTTCGGCGTCGGCTCCGGCGGCATAATCAAGCGCAGCAACATCCCGTCCTTCTCGGGCGGCGGCGGTAGCGCTGGAGGGCTGAGCAAGTCGGCATACGAGCGGGTCTTCGCTGGAACGCCGCTCGCTGGCATGTACGACAATGTCGTTGCAGCAGCGAAGGCGAACGGCGTCGATCCGGCTCTGCTGGCCAGCGTCATGGCTCATGAGACTGGCAAGGGCAGTGTGCTGACTGGGAATAACCCCGGCGGCATCATGGACCCTGCCACCGGCATGGCCAGGAAGATGCAGTTCGGTAGCCTTGCTCAGGGCATCGACCGGACAGCTGCCACGGTTGCGAAGAACTACCAGAGGGCTGGCGGTAGCATCGACGCTCTGGGGCGCATCTACGCTCCGGTCGGCGCAGCTAACGATCCGCGCGGCCTGAACGGCGGATGGGCTGCTGGCGTCAAGGGCTACCTCAGCCAGATGTCGGGCTCGGACCAGGCCAGCGGCCTCGGAGATCCGGTCAAAACGGCGGAGCGCTTCCTCAACAAAAACGAGTGGCGCGACACCAAGGAGATTGCGAACTTCATCAAGGCCGACCCGCGTGGCAACGTGAACGCTTGGTGCGCTCGCTTCGTAAACGCCGCTCTCAAGGAAAACGGCGTCCAGGGTACCGGAAGCGCTGCGGCAGCCAGCTTCTATAAGTGGGGCTCCGCAGTTGAAGGTGCTGTGAAGCGCAACGACATCATGGTCTCTCCGCATCACGTCGGCATGGCCACCGGTAAGGTGGACGAGAATGGCAACATTCAGATGATCTCCGGCAACCACGGGGATTCGGTCCAGTACAGCTGGGAACCCCGCGGCAAGTATCAGTTGCGTAGGGCAACGCCTGGACTCGTCAGCGGTGTGCCAGACCCGAAGAGTGTCACCCGGGGTGTTCCGTCGACACCGATCCCTGGTGCTGGTGCGAGCGACATCCGTCGCAATCCTGGTAACGTGGCGATCCACATCAATGGTGGTTCGCACGATCCGGAAGCTCTGGCGACGTTGGTCCAGCGCCGCATCGACGAACAGATGAACTGGCGTATCCACGACAGCGAGTCCGAATACACCTAA